In the Brevundimonas mediterranea genome, ATCAGGGCCAGGGCCGTGATCACAATCACGAGGACCGCGGCCAGGATCGCGATCCTGCGCTCGCGTCGCGTGAATAATCCGTCAGTGCGTCGCATCGTCCAGCCTCCCGCTGGGAGACGAACGCCGAACGCTCGCCTCTGTTCCGCCTTATTTCAGCATGGCAGAGTCGTGCGACACGCACGCAACAGTAGAGGGTTAGCGGGCGATGATCTCGCGCGCCCGATCAAACACCGCCTCGAACATGGCCGGGGTCAGCCGGCCGGTGTTCGTGTTCAATCGGGAGCAGTGATACGAGTTCAGGATGACGTATCCGCCGGCCTCGCCCTCTGCGCCATGGCCGGCCGGCATGGCCGAGGCCGGCCGGCCGAACGCCTTGAGGATGTTGCGGCGAGAGACGTCGCCCAGGGTCACGATGACCTTCAGATTGGGCAGCAAGGCCAGGCGGTCGATCAGGAAGGGGCGGCAGGTCGTCTCTTCGATCGGCAGCGGCTTGTTGCCGGGCGGGGCGCAGCGGACCGCGTTGGTGATCATGCAGTCCACCAGCGTCAGGTCGTCGTCGCCGTTCGGATCATAGTGGCCCTGAGCAAAGCCCGCCTTTTTCAGGGTGTCGTACAGCAGCCAGCCGGCGTGATCGCCGGTGAAGGGCCGCCCCGTGCGATTGGCGCCGGTGCGGCCGGGCGCGAGACCCGCGACCAGCAGCCGGGCGTTCGGATCGCCGAAGGACGGGGCGGGGCCGTTCCACCAGTCGGGGTTCTGGCGGGCGTTCTCCTGGCGATACTCGACCAGGCGCGGGCACAGGGGGCAGTCGCGGGGGGGCTCGGGTCTCAGGCTCATTGACCGGCGCCCGTCTTGGGACGACAGAACTCGGCCATCAGGTCGTTCAGATCAAGGAAGGCGTCGGCCTGGCGACGCAGTTCGTCGGCGATATGCGGCGGCTGGGTCTTCTGGGTCGAGACGACAGTGACGCGCACGCCTAGCGCCTGCACCGCCTGCACCAGTCGCCGAAAGTCCCCGTCGCCGGAAAACAGCACGGCGTGATCCAGGCGGGGGGCCAGTTCCAGCATGTCCACCGCGATCTCGATATCCATATTTCCCTTGATCCGGCTGTGGCCCTGGCCGTCGGTGAAGCGCTTCACCGGCTTGGTCACGACCGAAAAGCCGTTGTAGTCCAGCCAGTCCACCAGAGGCTTCACCGGCGAGAACTCTTCGCCCTCGACCACCGCCGTGTAATAATAGGCGCGCGTCAGGATGGATTTCTCGCGGAACCAGTCCAGCATCCGCTTGAAGTCCATATCGTGCTGCAAGGCGCGGGCGGCGGAATACAGGTTCGAACCGTCGATGAAGATCGCCAGGCGGTCGGTGGAATGAAACATGGTCGAGGCCGTCAAAAGAAATGAAGAAAATGGCGCCCGGCCGGACGCTGCGGTCGATGTGGGAATCGACGGCGCGCCCGATCTGGACGCTGCAGTCATCGTGGCGCTGGGCTGCAATGACAAGGGGGTCTGGGCCTCCTGCCGCGAGGCGCTGGAAGCCGCCTTGGCGCGTTTTCGCAGCGAGGGGATTGATGTGGTGGCGCGGTCGTCCTGGTGGTCGTCCATGGCCTGGCCCGATCCGCAGGACCCG is a window encoding:
- a CDS encoding NYN domain-containing protein; amino-acid sequence: MFHSTDRLAIFIDGSNLYSAARALQHDMDFKRMLDWFREKSILTRAYYYTAVVEGEEFSPVKPLVDWLDYNGFSVVTKPVKRFTDGQGHSRIKGNMDIEIAVDMLELAPRLDHAVLFSGDGDFRRLVQAVQALGVRVTVVSTQKTQPPHIADELRRQADAFLDLNDLMAEFCRPKTGAGQ
- a CDS encoding uracil-DNA glycosylase, whose product is MSLRPEPPRDCPLCPRLVEYRQENARQNPDWWNGPAPSFGDPNARLLVAGLAPGRTGANRTGRPFTGDHAGWLLYDTLKKAGFAQGHYDPNGDDDLTLVDCMITNAVRCAPPGNKPLPIEETTCRPFLIDRLALLPNLKVIVTLGDVSRRNILKAFGRPASAMPAGHGAEGEAGGYVILNSYHCSRLNTNTGRLTPAMFEAVFDRAREIIAR